A stretch of Meiothermus sp. QL-1 DNA encodes these proteins:
- a CDS encoding class II aldolase/adducin family protein codes for MKARLYLAFQQVGADLFAAGLASATSGNFSVRDREGLWITRSGVQKAHLAPEDLLWLPLAPDPERDQGASVERVIHRAVYQRTQATAVVHAHPRHAIALSFHLDTIVPIDLEGQYYFPQIPVVAPKVASASEEAALAVAEALQTHPACVVRGHGAFTRSTLEEPEKALLQAYSLMTSLEEACQVLFLERLWRGGAR; via the coding sequence ATGAAGGCCCGCCTTTACCTGGCCTTTCAGCAGGTAGGGGCCGACCTGTTTGCCGCTGGGTTGGCCTCGGCCACCTCAGGCAACTTCTCGGTGCGCGATAGGGAGGGCCTGTGGATTACCCGCTCAGGGGTGCAGAAGGCCCATCTGGCCCCTGAGGACCTTCTCTGGTTGCCGCTGGCGCCTGACCCCGAGCGGGATCAGGGGGCCTCGGTAGAGCGGGTGATCCACCGGGCGGTCTACCAGAGGACCCAGGCCACTGCGGTGGTGCATGCCCATCCGCGGCACGCGATTGCCCTCTCCTTCCACCTGGACACCATCGTGCCCATCGACCTCGAGGGGCAGTACTACTTCCCGCAGATCCCGGTGGTGGCCCCCAAGGTGGCCTCGGCCAGCGAGGAGGCCGCTTTGGCTGTGGCCGAGGCCTTGCAGACCCACCCGGCCTGCGTGGTGCGGGGGCACGGGGCCTTTACCAGGAGCACCCTGGAGGAACCCGAGAAGGCCCTGCTCCAGGCCTATTCCCTCATGACCAGCCTGGAGGAGGCCTGCCAGGTGCTTTTCCTGGAGCGCCTTTGGCGGGGGGGAGCGCGGTGA
- a CDS encoding alpha/beta fold hydrolase, with amino-acid sequence MREEIDWVRLDGGVEVYLEDTGPLSAPAILVLHGGPGGSSYVLREGLGEWLEDYRVLYLDQRGGGRSPALPEKPEFFTIDALVDDLLALRAHLGLSRWTLLGHGFGGLLALEYARRSPATTQGLVLINPWTNFPWLATQLYRASLALRGLEGVELEPPADGTALLREALAQVEPKLLFDALLFPSQHSRLEYEWLAEGHPGLGAETPGQMFVLNGLWRLDYTPYLLEVKIPPRVLLGSRDHSSYPEAQVVADLTGGWLEVLEGAGHYPWIDQPEAFAEALRRALSL; translated from the coding sequence GTGCGGGAGGAGATCGACTGGGTAAGGCTGGATGGGGGGGTGGAGGTCTACCTCGAAGACACCGGCCCCCTCTCAGCTCCGGCCATCCTGGTGCTGCATGGAGGGCCAGGGGGCAGCAGCTATGTTTTGCGTGAGGGACTGGGGGAGTGGCTGGAAGATTACCGGGTGCTGTACCTGGACCAGCGGGGTGGGGGCCGCAGCCCCGCTTTGCCCGAAAAACCAGAGTTTTTTACCATAGACGCGCTGGTGGATGACCTGCTGGCCCTAAGAGCCCACCTGGGTCTTTCCCGCTGGACCCTTTTGGGCCATGGCTTCGGCGGCCTGCTGGCCCTGGAGTATGCCCGCCGCTCGCCCGCCACCACCCAGGGCCTGGTGCTGATCAACCCCTGGACCAACTTCCCCTGGCTGGCCACCCAGCTCTACCGGGCCTCGCTGGCGCTGAGGGGGCTGGAGGGGGTGGAGCTGGAGCCCCCCGCCGACGGCACAGCCTTGCTCAGGGAGGCCTTGGCCCAGGTGGAGCCCAAGCTGCTCTTCGATGCGCTGCTCTTTCCCTCCCAGCATAGCCGGTTGGAGTACGAGTGGCTGGCCGAGGGCCACCCCGGCCTGGGGGCCGAGACCCCGGGGCAGATGTTCGTTCTAAACGGGCTCTGGCGGCTCGACTATACCCCCTACCTGCTGGAGGTGAAAATCCCCCCCCGCGTCCTCCTGGGCTCCCGGGACCACAGCAGCTATCCCGAGGCCCAGGTGGTGGCCGACCTCACCGGAGGGTGGCTCGAGGTGCTCGAGGGGGCCGGCCACTATCCCTGGATTGACCAGCCCGAGGCCTTCGCGGAGGCCTTGAGGAGGGCCCTTTCCCTATAG
- the rplT gene encoding 50S ribosomal protein L20, producing MPRAKTGVVRRRRHKAILKQAKGFYGLRSKSFRKARETLFSAAMRSYDDRRNRKGDMRRLWIVRINAAARQHGLNYSTFMHGLKKAGIELDRKILADLAVRQPEAFAELVSRVR from the coding sequence ATGCCACGGGCTAAAACCGGAGTTGTCCGCCGCCGCCGCCACAAGGCCATCCTCAAGCAAGCCAAGGGTTTTTATGGGCTGCGCTCCAAAAGTTTCCGCAAGGCCCGCGAGACCCTTTTCAGCGCGGCCATGCGCTCCTACGACGACCGCCGCAACCGCAAGGGGGATATGCGGCGGCTCTGGATTGTGCGCATCAACGCCGCGGCCCGCCAGCATGGGCTGAACTACAGCACCTTTATGCATGGACTGAAAAAGGCCGGCATCGAGCTCGACCGCAAGATCCTGGCCGATCTGGCCGTGCGTCAGCCCGAGGCTTTTGCCGAGCTGGTCAGCCGGGTGCGCTAG
- the rpmI gene encoding 50S ribosomal protein L35 — protein MPKMKTHKGAKNRVKITASGKVIGRKPGKRHLNWQKSGKSGRIKGRPFTFAKGEERRVHRLMPYDV, from the coding sequence ATGCCAAAGATGAAGACCCACAAGGGCGCCAAGAACCGTGTTAAAATCACGGCTTCGGGCAAAGTTATCGGCAGAAAGCCGGGCAAGCGCCACCTAAACTGGCAAAAGTCGGGCAAGAGCGGGCGGATCAAGGGGCGTCCCTTCACCTTTGCCAAGGGAGAGGAGCGCCGGGTACACCGGCTGATGCCCTACGATGTGTAA
- a CDS encoding enoyl-CoA hydratase/isomerase family protein, whose product MDWTQGYQRLKFAHPSEGVLELILSNPGRLNAVDHAAHRELAYVWRDIDQDPRIRAVLVRGEGGVFSSGGDFAMIEEMMADYGVLLQVWKEARDLVYGVVNCGKPIVSAIQGPAVGAGLAVALLADISVAGRKARLLDGHLRLGVAAGDHAVLIWPLLCGLAKAKYHLLLNEPLTGEEAERIGLVSRVVDDEKVYPEALALAQKLAAGAPSALRFTKYALNNWLRLAGPSFDTSLALEFLGFLGPEAREGLASLREKRPPSFKQESPL is encoded by the coding sequence ATGGACTGGACCCAGGGCTACCAGCGGCTCAAATTCGCCCACCCGAGCGAGGGGGTGCTCGAGCTCATCCTCTCCAACCCCGGCCGTCTAAACGCAGTGGACCACGCAGCCCACCGCGAGCTGGCCTACGTGTGGCGCGACATAGACCAAGACCCGCGAATCCGGGCGGTGCTGGTACGGGGCGAGGGGGGGGTTTTTAGCAGCGGGGGCGACTTCGCCATGATCGAGGAGATGATGGCCGACTACGGGGTGCTCCTCCAGGTCTGGAAGGAAGCCCGCGACCTGGTCTACGGAGTGGTCAACTGTGGGAAGCCCATTGTCTCGGCTATTCAGGGACCGGCGGTGGGGGCCGGGCTGGCGGTGGCCCTGCTGGCCGATATCAGCGTGGCCGGAAGAAAGGCCCGGCTGCTGGACGGCCACCTGCGGCTGGGGGTGGCCGCAGGCGACCACGCGGTCCTCATCTGGCCCCTGCTGTGCGGCCTGGCCAAGGCCAAGTACCACCTGCTCCTGAACGAACCCCTTACAGGCGAGGAGGCCGAGCGCATCGGGTTGGTCTCCCGGGTGGTGGACGATGAAAAGGTCTACCCCGAGGCCCTGGCCCTGGCGCAAAAGCTGGCGGCAGGGGCCCCCAGCGCCCTCCGCTTCACCAAGTATGCCCTCAACAACTGGCTGCGGCTGGCTGGGCCCAGCTTCGATACCTCGCTGGCGCTGGAGTTCCTGGGCTTCCTGGGACCAGAGGCCCGAGAGGGGCTGGCCTCGCTCCGGGAAAAACGCCCCCCTAGCTTCAAGCAGGAATCCCCCCTGTAA
- the truB gene encoding tRNA pseudouridine(55) synthase TruB, with product MALYAVNKPLGQTSHDVVDRLRALLGTRRVGHTGTLDPLATGVLVLATEASTKLVPFLSAEEKEYLAWVSFGATTPTLDAEGPVVEESPHRPTPREIEAVLPEFLRLTEQIPPAYSAVKVGGVKAYEAARKGAPLELSPRPVRYLEATLLAFDPAPVPHRIAPSAAGWQPAERGRRVELPKPLGPYPTAVIRLVVGPGTYVRAFARDLGHRLGTQAFLSGLVRTRVGRVGLELAQELESLDAGRTLEVLEVLSCPSVELSHTEARRVMEGMPLPIPAKGLVALLGPKRRLIAIAEGDGFKLRIRRVFKD from the coding sequence ATGGCGCTTTACGCGGTCAACAAGCCCCTGGGCCAGACTTCCCACGACGTGGTGGACCGGCTGCGGGCGCTTTTGGGCACCCGCCGGGTGGGCCATACCGGTACCCTGGACCCCCTAGCGACTGGGGTGTTGGTGCTGGCTACGGAAGCCTCTACCAAGCTGGTGCCCTTTTTGTCGGCGGAGGAAAAGGAGTACCTGGCCTGGGTCTCCTTCGGGGCCACCACCCCGACCCTGGATGCCGAAGGGCCGGTGGTGGAGGAGAGCCCCCATCGCCCCACCCCGCGCGAGATCGAAGCGGTTCTCCCAGAGTTCCTGCGCCTCACCGAGCAGATTCCCCCGGCCTACTCTGCGGTCAAGGTGGGGGGGGTAAAGGCCTACGAGGCCGCCCGCAAGGGGGCGCCCCTGGAGCTCTCGCCCCGGCCGGTGAGGTACCTCGAGGCCACCCTGCTGGCCTTTGACCCTGCCCCTGTGCCCCACCGCATCGCCCCCTCGGCCGCCGGCTGGCAGCCTGCCGAGCGGGGCCGCCGGGTGGAGCTGCCCAAGCCCCTGGGCCCCTACCCCACCGCGGTCATCCGGCTGGTGGTGGGCCCTGGCACCTACGTGCGGGCCTTTGCCCGCGACCTGGGCCACCGGCTTGGCACCCAGGCCTTTTTGTCGGGCCTGGTGCGCACCCGGGTGGGAAGGGTAGGGTTGGAGCTGGCCCAGGAGCTGGAAAGTTTGGATGCAGGGCGGACGCTGGAGGTGCTCGAGGTCCTCTCCTGCCCCAGCGTGGAACTCTCCCATACCGAGGCCCGGCGGGTGATGGAGGGGATGCCCCTGCCCATTCCGGCCAAGGGGCTGGTGGCCTTGCTGGGGCCCAAGCGCCGTTTGATTGCCATAGCCGAGGGGGATGGGTTCAAACTGCGCATCCGCCGGGTGTTCAAAGACTAG
- a CDS encoding Lrp/AsnC family transcriptional regulator: MANKLLDPFNRAILRALQEDGRLSYSELGRRVGLSTPAVSERVRRLEDAGILVGYGARVNPGALGYSVTALIEVATPPHRYEQMLEFARSTEEVRACYFVTGEASFVVKVMVRNVEELQALIRQIGIYGSTRTMVVLSQPILKEVFAL; this comes from the coding sequence ATGGCTAACAAACTGCTAGACCCATTCAACCGCGCCATCCTGCGCGCGCTGCAGGAGGATGGGCGGCTTTCCTACAGCGAGCTGGGCCGCCGGGTAGGGCTTTCCACCCCTGCAGTGAGCGAGCGGGTTCGCCGGCTGGAGGACGCGGGCATCCTTGTTGGCTACGGGGCGCGGGTCAACCCCGGAGCCTTGGGCTATAGCGTCACCGCCCTGATCGAGGTGGCCACCCCACCCCACCGCTATGAGCAGATGCTGGAGTTTGCCCGCAGCACCGAGGAGGTGCGGGCCTGTTATTTCGTTACCGGGGAGGCCTCTTTTGTGGTCAAGGTGATGGTGCGCAATGTAGAGGAGCTGCAGGCCCTGATTCGCCAGATTGGCATCTACGGCAGCACCCGCACCATGGTGGTGCTCTCCCAGCCCATCCTCAAGGAGGTGTTCGCGCTCTAG
- the ald gene encoding alanine dehydrogenase gives MTIGVPREIKTLENRVALTPGGAASLVRRGHRVWVERGAGLGSGIPDAEYERAGAELVDQAEAWSADLVVKVKEPIAEEYRYLRKDLILFAYLHLAADEALTRALLQAGTTAIAYETVQLPDGTLPLLVPMSEVAGRMAPQVGAWALEKPHGGRGVLLGGVPGVAPASVVILGGGVVGTNAAKIALGMGAQVTVLDVSKSRLQYLDDVFGGRLITLASTEANIASSIRHADLLIGAVLIPGAKAPKLVTREMLATMKEGAVIVDVAVDQGGCVETIRPTTHANPTYVVDGVVHYGVANMPGAVPRTSTFALTNQTLPYLLRLAEKGLEALKEDPALLQGLNTHQGHLTCRGVAEAFALPYTVPERVF, from the coding sequence ATGACGATTGGGGTACCCAGGGAGATCAAGACGCTCGAGAACCGTGTGGCCCTTACCCCCGGGGGTGCGGCCAGCCTGGTGCGCCGGGGACACCGGGTTTGGGTCGAACGCGGGGCTGGATTGGGTTCGGGGATTCCCGATGCGGAGTACGAGAGGGCTGGGGCTGAGCTGGTGGACCAGGCGGAGGCCTGGAGCGCCGACCTGGTGGTCAAGGTCAAGGAGCCTATTGCCGAAGAGTACCGCTACTTGCGCAAGGACCTGATTCTCTTCGCCTATCTGCACCTGGCTGCAGATGAGGCCCTGACCCGGGCTTTGTTGCAGGCCGGCACCACCGCCATCGCCTACGAGACGGTGCAGCTTCCGGACGGCACCCTGCCCCTTTTGGTGCCCATGAGCGAGGTGGCCGGGCGGATGGCCCCCCAGGTGGGGGCCTGGGCCCTGGAGAAGCCCCACGGGGGCCGGGGGGTGTTGCTGGGCGGGGTGCCGGGGGTAGCCCCGGCTAGCGTGGTGATTCTGGGCGGGGGGGTGGTAGGGACCAACGCCGCCAAGATTGCGTTGGGCATGGGGGCCCAGGTGACTGTTCTGGACGTTTCTAAGTCGCGCCTCCAGTACCTGGACGACGTGTTCGGCGGGCGGCTTATTACCCTGGCCTCCACCGAGGCCAACATAGCCTCCTCCATTCGCCACGCCGACCTGCTGATAGGCGCGGTGCTGATTCCGGGGGCCAAAGCCCCCAAGCTGGTCACCCGTGAGATGCTCGCCACCATGAAGGAGGGGGCGGTTATTGTGGACGTAGCAGTGGACCAGGGCGGCTGCGTGGAGACCATCCGCCCCACCACCCATGCCAACCCCACCTATGTGGTGGACGGGGTGGTGCACTACGGGGTGGCCAACATGCCTGGGGCTGTGCCCCGCACCTCCACCTTTGCCCTCACCAACCAGACCCTACCCTACCTTCTGCGGCTGGCCGAAAAGGGGCTGGAGGCCTTGAAGGAGGACCCCGCGCTCCTCCAGGGGCTCAACACCCACCAGGGGCATCTTACCTGCCGGGGGGTGGCGGAGGCCTTTGCCCTGCCCTACACCGTGCCTGAGCGGGTATTTTGA